A genomic region of Rhodococcus sp. B50 contains the following coding sequences:
- a CDS encoding helix-turn-helix domain-containing protein: protein MWTLGRVAIVIERLPRVHYGPTQTWTILRTRLGWSRQRPARRAVERDEDAIGAWRER from the coding sequence GTGTGGACCCTGGGCCGGGTCGCGATCGTGATCGAGCGGCTCCCTCGCGTGCACTACGGTCCCACCCAGACCTGGACGATCCTGCGGACCCGGCTCGGCTGGAGCCGGCAACGTCCCGCCCGGCGCGCGGTCGAACGCGATGAGGACGCCATCGGCGCCTGGCGCGAGAGATGA
- a CDS encoding transposase, with the protein MSMAAVLAYRPDRSESAFVFSMTDGAYNTDTLIEFLTELRTHFAGQKLIVIWDRLMVHRSRAMTAWLATQRHWLHVERLPAYAPELNPIEQAWGNMKSTELANLCPDTLDEVRTATETGLTRIGSNYDLCHSFLDRTGLSL; encoded by the coding sequence ATGTCCATGGCCGCAGTCCTGGCCTATCGGCCTGACCGCAGCGAAAGCGCGTTCGTGTTCTCCATGACCGACGGCGCCTACAACACCGACACGCTCATCGAGTTCCTCACCGAACTGCGCACCCACTTCGCCGGGCAGAAGCTCATCGTAATCTGGGACAGGCTCATGGTCCACCGGTCCCGGGCGATGACCGCATGGCTGGCAACCCAACGCCACTGGCTCCACGTCGAACGTCTCCCGGCCTATGCACCCGAGCTCAATCCCATCGAACAGGCATGGGGGAACATGAAATCCACCGAACTGGCCAACCTGTGTCCCGATACCCTCGACGAGGTCCGCACCGCGACCGAGACCGGACTGACTCGCATCGGCTCGAACTACGACCTGTGCCACAGCTTCCTCGACCGCACCGGACTTTCCTTATGA
- a CDS encoding transposase has product MVLDSFSPHRHLSVRRWIADNDVELVFLPTYGSWLNWIESEFAALRYFALNGTDHRSHAEQNAAIAAYARWRNARAEPKTRFVPDSPIRSWAEYPHYPAKVA; this is encoded by the coding sequence GTGGTGCTCGACAGCTTCTCCCCGCACCGGCACCTGAGTGTGCGTCGGTGGATCGCCGACAACGATGTCGAACTCGTGTTTCTGCCGACGTACGGGTCGTGGTTGAACTGGATCGAGTCGGAGTTCGCGGCGTTGCGGTATTTCGCGTTGAACGGCACCGACCATCGCAGTCATGCCGAGCAGAACGCCGCGATCGCCGCATATGCGCGGTGGCGTAATGCTCGTGCCGAGCCGAAGACCCGATTTGTTCCTGATTCACCGATCCGGTCGTGGGCCGAGTACCCGCATTACCCGGCCAAGGTTGCATGA
- a CDS encoding helix-turn-helix domain-containing protein — MHPKRRGGRPKAIDEQTREKICLIARTSPTDWKITAFSTWSLTKLAEHLIATTIGPTISRETLRRILRDGKVTWRATTTWTGDLCGRVRSAEPTAE; from the coding sequence GTGCACCCAAAACGGAGAGGGGGACGCCCGAAGGCGATCGATGAGCAGACTCGCGAGAAGATCTGCTTGATCGCCCGGACGTCCCCCACCGATTGGAAGATCACCGCGTTCTCCACGTGGAGTCTGACCAAGCTGGCCGAGCATCTGATCGCAACGACGATCGGGCCGACTATCAGTCGCGAGACACTGCGTCGCATCCTGCGTGACGGGAAGGTCACCTGGCGGGCCACCACGACATGGACGGGTGATCTGTGTGGACGAGTTCGGTCCGCTGAACCTACAGCCGAGTGA
- a CDS encoding helix-turn-helix domain-containing protein, with translation MEEGRRLEKISRTAKDPIKLRCAIVVLMSAQGQTVEDITSLMQVSDDHVRDVIHAFIEQGFEACTQNGEGDARRRSMSRLARRSA, from the coding sequence GTGGAGGAAGGCCGACGGCTGGAGAAGATCAGCCGCACCGCCAAGGACCCGATCAAGCTCCGGTGCGCCATCGTGGTGCTGATGTCCGCCCAAGGCCAGACCGTCGAGGATATCACCTCGTTGATGCAGGTCAGCGATGATCACGTCCGCGATGTCATCCACGCATTCATCGAGCAGGGGTTCGAGGCGTGCACCCAAAACGGAGAGGGGGACGCCCGAAGGCGATCGATGAGCAGACTCGCGAGAAGATCTGCTTGA